The following nucleotide sequence is from uncultured Erythrobacter sp..
AGCCAGCGGGGAGAGACAGATCAACCCAAAGCTATCAGGCTGATTTGGCGGCCATAATTTGGCTCACCGCTGGAAACGGCTCGTCTGTAGGAATAGTAACGCTCGGGATGTGAGAATGTATCCCAGGCGCAGTCCGAAATTTTGTCGATCCCGCAAAACGCCAGTTTTTCAGTGATGTAGCTGGGAAGGTCGAATTGCCAGCGCGGACTGCCAGCCCGATCCGGAGCAGCGGCGAAGTGCTTGCCGTCTTGCTCGCCAAAGTTCTCTCGGAACGGCGCATCGACTTCATAGCTTGCCTGCGCGATGGTCGGGCCGATCGCGGCAGCGATGGTAGCGCGGCTCGCGCCGAGCGCTTCCATCGCCGCGATTGTGTTTTCCAGAACGCCGCCATGCGCCCCGCGCCACCCGGCATGGGCCGCAGCGACAACACCTGCCTGCCTGTCCGCAAACAAAACCGGGCCGCAATCGGCTGTCACTATGCCGAGCACAATGCCGCGCCTCGCTGTCACCACAGCATCCGCAACGGGGCGGCCCTCGGGAGCATCATCCCATTCATCGGTAACGGTTACGACATCGGGCGAGTGGACCTGATGCGGGGTAACAATTGGCGCGCCAGCTACCAAAGCACTCGCGGCGGCAGCACGAGTTGCGCCCACCTCCTCCACCAGACCCGGTCCGCCATAGCCGAATTGGTGCAGCCCGCCTCCGTGGCCAAAAAAGCCATGCGGAAAATCAGCAAGCGCATCGGCGCGCTCAATGTCGAATGTATCAGCCATCGAGGCTGCGCGAGACCTGTTCGAATGTATCGCGCGACAACCCCTCAACCGCGGCAATCCGCTCTAGCTCAGCTTTCATCAGCCCAGCTCGCATTGACTCGATCCGCCGCCATTTGCCAAGCGGCGACACAAACCGAGCGGCGGTCTGCGGATTGATTGGGTCGAGTGCGATGATGACATCGGCGATCATCCGATACCCAGCTCCGTCAACGGAATGGAAGCCCTGCGGATTGCCCGCAAACGCCATGTAGAGCGAGCGCACGCGGTTGGGGTTCTTCATCGTGAAGTCCGGATGATTGGCGAGCGCGCTCACCTGATTGATGACATCCGGGTGCAGCGAGAGTGCTTGCAAAGTGAACCATTTGTCTACGACCAGCGCATTGCCTTCGAAGCGGTCATAGAACGCCTTCAGACGCTCTTCACGCTCGGCACATTCCAGCCCGCACAGCACCATCAACGCGCCTTGGCGGTCGGTCATGTTGTCGGCCTCGTCGAACAGCCGAGACGCCATGATGGCAGCGCGTTCGGGTTCGCTTGCGGCGAACAGCACGGCGATTTGCGTCTTGAGCTTGCGCGCGCCGCGACCGGCGGGATCATTGAACGGTACATCGACGATGCGGGCGTAAAGGCTTTCCAGCTCGCGCTTGAGTGTCACGCCGAGCGCCGCTTTCAATTGCTCGCGCTCGCGGTGAATTGCGCCCGGGTCGGCCTTTCGCGTGCCCGTCGCCATCGCTTCGAACAGATATGTCTCGTTCGGCAGCATCATCAATTCACCGCGCATCGCATCGTCGAGCGCCTCGTCCATCAGGATCGAACGGAACGCATCGCCGATAGCGGTTTTGCCCGCTGCCCGTCCCGCCTCATCAAGTTCGCCCGAAGCCGCGGCGACGAGATGCTGCACAGCCAGTTCCTGCAGAGCCTCATAACGTGCGAACGGATCATCATCCTGCGCGGCGAGGAAGACGAGATCCTCACGGGTCAGTGATCGTTTGATCAGGACAGGCGCCGTAAAGCCGCGGTTGATTGACACGACCGGAACCGGCCCAGCGAGCGGAAGCGTAAAGGTCTCCTCGTCGAGCGTGAGGATCACGAGCTGCTCTTCGCCGATCGCACCAGTCTCTCGGCAATGCACCGCGACCCGCAGCGGGATCGGCATTGCGCCTTTGTTGGTCTGTCCAGGCGTGTCAGGGACTGTCTGTTTGAGTGTCAGCATAAGGCCACCATCGCCAAGTTCCTGGCTGACTTCGACACGCGGCGTGCCTGCCTGCCGGTAC
It contains:
- the pgeF gene encoding peptidoglycan editing factor PgeF, which translates into the protein MADTFDIERADALADFPHGFFGHGGGLHQFGYGGPGLVEEVGATRAAAASALVAGAPIVTPHQVHSPDVVTVTDEWDDAPEGRPVADAVVTARRGIVLGIVTADCGPVLFADRQAGVVAAAHAGWRGAHGGVLENTIAAMEALGASRATIAAAIGPTIAQASYEVDAPFRENFGEQDGKHFAAAPDRAGSPRWQFDLPSYITEKLAFCGIDKISDCAWDTFSHPERYYSYRRAVSSGEPNYGRQISLIALG